DNA sequence from the Eulemur rufifrons isolate Redbay chromosome 6, OSU_ERuf_1, whole genome shotgun sequence genome:
GTAGGGAGAGTCTATGATGCTCTTACAAAGACAAGTAGCTGCTCTTGAGACTGCCATTCTGTATCTGTAAATCTATGTTAGGATTCCCATTTTCCAGCCTTCCTGGGACTGCAGAGACTCAGAATAAGTAGGTGCTAAGGCAGGAAAGGCTTTGGGTAAACTTTACAGATTTAACCTGGCAGATAGAAGGGGGTATTCTCTACTTGCACCCATGGGTGCCCCTTTAGTACATAGGATGATAAAGATTTTGCTCTGCCAGAACTATTCCAGACTGAAGCATATAACACCAAGGCAAGGCTCCTTGTTTTGGTTTAATTTAACTATTAAATTAAATCACTCCTTCTAAGAATGCATTTGCAAGGCGTAGGCTTCTTTCCTTGACTCCACTCCATCTATCCTCAATTCCAAGGCCATGTGGAAAAAATATCTATTCTTGTTCTGCTCatcagttttacttcttttttttcccatccaCTAGTTTTCTGTTTCCTAACGATCACTTACTTATGAGTTGCCCAACTAGCAGCTCTGTTGCATGTTCCTGGCCACTGCTCACTCCTGCCTGCTGGTCCCTTCTGGAAGGCCTGCATTCTCTCACCCCTTGCAAGGATGCTGCTCTCTTCCCATGGGTGTTGGAAAGAGGAgcccttattttctttttgcactgTTTCTTTATTATCCACAACCCCATTGTTTAAATCTATCTGGATGTAGCAATCTTTACCAAGGCCTTGCAGGATGTTGCAGATTAGGGATCAACACCTGTGAAAGAAAGGGGGTGGAAGTAGGAATtggcagaaaaagaaatggcacTGTGATGCAGGCCTTACAAACTTTCCTGAGCCAGGTAGAGAGTTCTGGAGCAAATGAAGACACACAGAGCATCCTGTGTCAGGCTAACATGTCTGGGTCTGTCTTTATATTCCATCTTACTCAGTCTCTGCATACAGGATGTCCCAGGAAGGGATGTGTCCCAGGAAGAGTATGACCTCGGGTGCAGAGGCTCTCTGCAATTGAGGCAGATTCTGACAGCTGAAGACTGGCTGCTTACTTCACTCCCCTCTCAACTGGGCAGCAAGTGCTTCCTTGAAGGGGAGGATCTGGGTGGCACATTTCTGGGTCTTCACAGAGGAGTTGATGGGAATCACAATGTGAACTACAAGATAAACATGATTGTTCCCATGGTTCAAAGGGAAAGCACCAAAGATAATTAAACTATTAGGGAGGTTGTTCCCAGGAGTACATGCCCAGGTTCACATCTTTTCCAATTTAGAATAAATGTAAGCACcttggatttcattaaaaataatactgaattTGGGGGCTATTAGATAGCTGTTGCAAAGGAAGCCAACAATACTCTAATGCTTCTCTGGCCTAGcaacctttcttctttcctttccttagcCCCTTTTgaggtttacattttaaattatgttttatttttaaagtcctatTTAGAGCAAATAAAATACAGGTACAGGAAACAATAAAGCAAACACCTTTGTAATGACTACTTGGGTCAAAATATAGAACTTGGACCCTCTTTTTTCAGGAACTTACAATTGAGAATGGACTGTAGGCACAACTATGTTTTAGTATAATATcagagcaataataataatattacctacTATAATTACTTCTGTTAACATGACTTTTGCTgttcttgctgctgctgctgttgctattaatatttcctaacaTTATTGGAACACATACCACGTGCCAGGCAAAGATATTATTTCAAGTTATCCTCATACGTCCACCATGAGATggcaccattttatagatgaaggaaatgaaacagaaacaggTTAACTAACTCATCCAAGGTCTTATAGCTAGTAAATAGTGGAGGCCCTATGAGCAACTAAGCAGTCTAACTTCTGAGTTTGTGCTCTTAACTAAAACTGCAAGGTGGTGTTCCCTAACTCTCAACGCTTGACTTATGTCTGCTTTTTCATCTTGAATTACTTTCATCTTCTTGCTTCTTCTCCCATTGTAGCCTTTGACAACATTTCCCCCTTTCCCTACTCCGATCAGCCCAGCTTCTGGTAATGAAGACTGTAAGGCTGGAGGTGGGAACCCCCTCCccaataaaaaagagaagctcTGCTAACGGCAGATTACTCTCTGCATTGGTAGGCAAAAGCCTGCCTCAGAGTTACATCCTGCTAGCTGAACACCTCAGCCCATGCTCAACCGCATCCTGTTTTCTGTGACCTAGAAACTGGGCCGAAAACAGCACCTGCTGCCGTTCCCAGAAAAAGCCCTCCCCAACTCCCCCCTATAAAAACCCCTGCCTCAGTCCCAGGCGACTGTGACTTCTCGAGTCCCTGGTTTCTCCCGGgagcactccaataaagcctctttacttatccctttcaactctgcttgtctttctttctctggcaccggcctatccaaaaaccttacaaatattttattaggtacggagctgagagggagacacatgaagcctcaggTGCAGCagaatgctgtttatttgagcgTCTTGGTGCAGAAAGGTGGAGGCTGAAAAGAGCATCCATGCCTGGAAGgagaaagccttgggttttataagAAGTTTgaatggaagtttggggagggtgaatttttCTGAACAGTAACCAGTTGCTGCTGGCATTGCCGCAGTTGTCTGTGGTCAGGGTTAGATTTACAGCCTCTGGAGTCTCGAGACTCCTGTAGCTATTGTTTCATAGGCCTTATGTGAAACtgtctaagttttccattaaccgcatTCAATCCAATACATACTTTCTGAGTTCCCACCCTGAGCAAGCCTAACATTCCAccctttttattatatacatacaagAAAAGGAATGGCAAGGTATGGGAAagggtaaaaattaaaaagtagaattattgGGAAGCAGGCGTCGTCATGTTTTTGACTACTTTCTGTTGATAAAGGGTGAAGTCAGAATTGGGTATTGAGTTGGAGGTGTGGAAAGGCTTGTTCCATCATGAAGATCTCTCTGATTGATTTGTGGGCAATggcttaaatattaaatattaaatgtttctgtttataagaaaacatagaaaaagttgCAATAGGGGCTGAAGACGAGAGTTAGTATAATCATTACTAGGGGTCCTAAGAAGGGTACGAGCCAGGTCATTTTGGGAGGACAGATTGGATAGAGTTCCAAACTGAgtccttttcagagaactttttaGCTACTCTGCATTTTCCAGAATCCATTATGTCCTTTCTTCCACCTGTCCTGTGGTGTTTAGATAGAAACAGTGTGAGCTTTTTGCAATTGAACAGACTCCTCCTTTTGAAGCTAAGAGATAATCCAGTGCTAGTCTATTATCTCTTACCATGACAGCTAACAAATTAAGGAAAGCTGATAGGAGTTTAAAGTTTTCTCCTGTATCTGGGGCCACCACAGCCATAGAAGTAGTGATATTTTTGGCTATGAGTACATTGTATGTAATTCCTCCTGCCAATGCTGCTAAACTTAAGAGTGTCATGACTCCCACCAGCATGAGACCTACGGCTCTCTTTTGGCGGTGTTCTTTGGGGGCGTTACAGATATTATTGATTTTGGGAGAAGCATGGAACTGTCTTTATCTGATGGTAGAATCAAAATGAGTATATCATGGAATTTCATTAAGAgcgaataaatattttaagaaaactttgtttcaaccaaaattttctttttaattatagccagcTGGATCACATATTAAATTCCTTCATAAATTCCCTCTACAAATTTTATCCCAACCTGCACAGACTGTCTACAAAACATGCctaaaactttctattttgtcCTAATGTTCCCATTTCCTAAATAATCagtcattttaggacaaaaaaaaaattccatacaagatcctttcttaccaaaaatatatttccacacTCATTGcctttttaaatctctttctcttactcaCAAGTTACTTTCTATTTCCCATATTTGCTTGAAGTTTCCTGCATTGATGAAGACTCTGTTCTGGTCAAGTCTCTGGTTTATTCTTTCCTAGAACAGAATATGTCTAAATACTGCTATGCCTGGGAATCATGAATTCTCTATGAATGTTTTTATATTGAAGGGTTATTAAATTTCCCTCAAAACTTCAGAGGGGGAATATttccttgaaaaaattaaaaagtcaatttgTAGCTTCCAGCCAAGATCTGTATGTTGGTTGAAATATTGATAGAATTATTCTACAGAAATTTGTAGCAGGCTGtaatgattttgattttcctCTGTTAAAATGACTTTCTCTGAgacatcatatattttaaaataaaaatactgtatctAGAAAGATAGTTTAAAACATGAAGTAGgtgttttaaaatggattttatttgattttatcatatatacacatattttagtaatttgtttttaaacGAGAAGGAATTGTGACAGGGAGAAATGAAGACCATTCAGAGAAATTCTTCATCTCTTGAAACGttaattgatttatattttcccatttcattttaaaaatggatataatGAAGATTCTAATTGTCAAGAGGAGTTGTTTTGGGATTGTTCAGGTATTGTGACTCTTTTGTTCAGATACAGAGGCTCTTTTGTGGTGATTGAGTATTATTGTCTTTTCAAGTCATCAAGCACATTCTGCTTTGTGATTCTTGCCCACGCCTGAGGAATTTCACCTCTACCTTCAAATTTTTTGTGATAGTTTTCTTCTAGCTTTGATCTGAAGTGAGAGATAAACCATTTCCAATATGGCTGGGGGGATGAATCTGGGGTAATACTCCATGTGGCATAATCTCCTCCTGCCTGCCGATAGTTCCTATATAAGCTTTTCTGATCATCTTCCAAAATTATTCCATGCTTGCTTGCTACAGAACTAGTACAGTAATCAATGACAAAGTGATCTGTTGTATCTTTGTACCACCCATTGACAGCCTGAGGACGGTGGAAGGGAGCACTGTGGTCTCCTTCATGTGTAGGAATGGTATTTGTACAAATTGCTTTACAGAAAGGACATTGTTTCCAGCAGCCACTGAGATGTTCAGAGAGGATTTTCTCTATTTCAGGAATCAGTTTTTCCACAAGCATACCTGAACAATTTTGTTCTACTCTCTTCATTGCAGGATCCAAAGCTGTACTCATGGCTTCTTTGAGAAACTCAATATCTTTTATCTCCTGGTGTTCAATGCTTTTCAAGTCTTTTCGTGGAAAGATCAAGTTGCTTCCCAGGTGATCGCAGAACAAATCCAACCACTCAGACACAGTGCTGCTTTTATCTTTAGCTATTGCTGTGGATTCGTGAATAGAAGAGAGGATGATATTCTTGATGCTgtctaaacttatttttaaaagagtctttattttttcacttccttTGTCTGAACAATATCTTTTAATATGGTTTTCGATGTAACTTCTAAAAAACGATTTTGGATTATGAAGATATTGCCAGTAATTATCAAAGTTTTCCTCTTCTGCCAGAGAGATGAGAATGTGTTTCTCCAGGTTAGCCCTGTTTCCATTGAATGCAGGGCAGGTAGCTCGCATGTCCCCAGCAATGTTAAtggtcatttttttccatatggtgGTGGAGACAGCAGGAGTGAGCTTGTGCCACAGATAATCAACAAACGTTTTTATGGAGGTTGCTCCTTGGCAGGAGATCTTAAAACTCATGAAGAAGTCATCTTTCTTGCTTTCCAAATATTGTACAGGATCATTTGCTCTCTTAAATTCCCTGTGGATTTGCTTAAAATTCTCCGATGCTTTTTGGAATAAACATAAAGATAAGTCCATGGTATATTTATCTGTAAATGTATATGCCTCCTCAGTAGATGCAGATTTCACTTCCTCCTCTATTATTCTTAGGATGTTATGGAAATAAATTGCATTATAATCACACTTTTGCTTGCAAATGTTGTTAATAGTTTCCatacattttgaaacaatggactCAGTAATCCTACTAATGGACTCTTTATCACAGACCTCCAATGTTGTATAGTTCTTATTCATTTTGACATGTTCATCAAAATTGATTTGAAACTTCTTTCCAGAAGTCTTCAGCATGTTTATCTCCTTTTTGAAATAGTGGAAAAGGATTTCTTCACAATCCCCATCAGGGTCAGGCTCTGTGACTTGAGGTAGAGTTGGGCACACATCATAGACCCATTTTTCCCAAAGTTGATTGAATTTCTCATGTAACTCTTCTTCACTCAATTCTCTACCCTTTACAGTTAAAGCCAACTTTCGACTCTTTTCTAATAATTCATTTTCATAATCTATCTTTTTCTTATCCAGcctttcttgacattttttaaaaccaataagTTCATTGGCTTTTCTTTTGGTCTCTGAAATAAGTGTGTCTTGAAGGCTtattagcttatttttaaaatttgctttccaTTGAACCAGTATTTCACTCTCTGGGTcttcactgaaatatttttccagttcttGCTCGATAGCTTCATATTTTTCTGTAACTGCGGCCTCAAGGGTGCTTGATTTGAATGTCTGAATCTTTCCATTCTGAATCTGGTTGATCAGCTGGTTCTGCAAGCCCAGCATGTGACTCCTCAGCTGCCAGGTCCAGTGGTTATACATGGTTTCCAGTTTGCTCATGGCCATGACTTCTTGGGTGTtcctaaaactgaaaataaagttcTCGCTCAGCAGGGCTCTCCACAAATCTTGAACTCGAAATTTTACATCTGATATCTTCATGATATTTCCCCTGGATTCCTGTTCAGCAGTCATAAGAATTTTACATTTCAGTTCCTGGACATTGTGGCTATAGCGAGGATTGGGAGGGGCCATTGGGGGATTACCATCCCAGAGATGAGCAAAGTAGTAGACGTGAGTGTTGACATCAAACTTAATGACATCACTGAAGCAGGTTACGTCTGAGCACTGTTCTTGTTTAGCAGCTATTGCTGCCATTTCATCTAGTCTCTGCTGTAGTGACCTTCGTCCTTCCATAGTTTGGTATTTAGCTGTAAGGTCTCCCATGTTCTGGTGGACAAAGAGGCAACTTGGGAAGATTTTTACCTGTTTCATCCTCAGAAAGGCTTGGACAACTATTTGTAGGATATCCTGCATCTCTGATGGATTCTCCCCGAAAATATTGATCAGAGTCAAGTTTGCAAGTCCAATGACAAAGGTTGCCAACTCATTGTCCCTATTCTGGGATTTGTTGCTGAAGTTCGGAGATCGAAGTCCTTCTGTGTCCACCACAAGCATAAAGTCAAAGCCAAGCTCCTCTGTGAATGTCTTCTCCACCTTCAGGAGCTGCATGTAGGCCCCCTGGGTACACCTCCCTGCACCGACAGTGAACTGCAGCCCAAAAAGGGCATTTAGCAGGGTGGACTTCCCTGAGCTCTGCAGGCCAAGAATAGAGAGAACAAACACCCGTCTGTCTCCAAGTTCCTCAGAGACCTTGTCAAAAACAGCTGTTATCCACTTCAAGGGCACATATGAAGCATCTCCATCCATCAGCTCAATGGGAACACCAGATATCATCAGGTCTGCAGCAAtttggggaagggagaagagaagggtaTCTTTTGGGGAGGAAGTTTCTTCTAGAGCTTCATAAATCTGGCCAGTTTCTCTGAGGAATTGCCCAATTCCCAGGGTACAGTCACTAATCTCTTTGGAGATGGCTTCTATTTCATTTTGCTGGTATTTCAGAGAGTTGTCGCTAGGTGCCTCCTCCTTTTCCGTTTGTACCAGTGACCACAAAGGGCTATGCTTCTCACACAGTTTTTCCAAGTGTTCTGCAGTCAGATTGTCTAAAAACACACTCAGCCACTGCAAGAAGTACAGTTTGGTGTGCGTTTCTGAATGTTCATGGAGAATCTGAAGGAAAGATTGCATGACATTATTGAGAGGAATGGCTTTAGTCAGCTGTTTGTGCCGTAGTTTCTGCTTATCTGTCTCAATCTCACTCTTGTGTTGTTCAATGCTCCgatttcccttttctctcagaCGATAGAGTTCTTTGTCCCTCTTACACCAGAGATGCCACAGTTGTCCCTGAAGGGGTAAtaagtttttcttcatctgagacAACTTCATTTCTCCTGCAAGAGCCATTAGACTCTGTACCTTTTCTTTGGCTTCCTTGCAATCTCTCTGGTCTTCATCAACAAGGAATCCTTGCGTACGAGCAATCCGGGAACAGTCCTCTAAGCTGAGAGCACTGTCAGAGAGCTCTAGCAAACGTCTGATTGTGGCTGTGAGCTCTTCTGTTAATTCTGCTGCATTTCTATTCCTGATGCCAATTGTCACTTTTGACTGGAAGTTTTGGCCAGAAGTTTTGGCCgtggttttttctttgttatctaGCAAGCAGATCAAAGGTCTTGAGGACTG
Encoded proteins:
- the LOC138385207 gene encoding interferon-induced very large GTPase 1-like, translating into MATAEDTPVEPVPRDKRRQDLQEMLEEVGLTVEYWLPKLQEDLGVTCPQALQHLEEKDLQNLKSQAKYPWEERALEKLLNLVHSNSLSELQKSRIEKTKEKQEQAAQVLKELKDLMSQGKQRNKEAVMNKEAELREAMDIPKEYWPSSKTSLKEVIDNMQKQLELTKLELSQRQNLPDKDLVSWASGGLALQGIYKTTDQGGLIEKNENLLRVPKDFSLFGPRQGVRMETIEFTSSEEESMFTQKIEKGGFSALISGKGEGWGGSLEAGFDHSKHSESKTTQQKHSEHSYLCSTKFSYIPLASCYFPFDQLQLSKAALQELKYIEDLLDQAADSDRSSLLRHRAKSFFHMFGSHANQGPLHLGGIYWWKAVSEGFHSQQLKEVKQQSAKALDTFIRSSFSTPIAKGAGGVNVSDSDSNTTSETNASKNLQAEVQFSVAQTGGPPEANGFVQWKAGLIASNQTWFVIDQEFQLVPIWDIILSNHRSDFKYPHQVAYYLKDHYTAMTRRTAHIQDEEELLSARKEARAFLEDVKSWKISDPEEKLKKLINFMQTLSQKLESYDPWINICLTDWDLQNFLIKIVNFCKATPNCKTKFIKSQLSVLLDPHIYRVTNFPQAHSLMHWIYESEPEQKQVNISQFSELIKILKEAENDLMEAKVNSESPETVEKSQREATYEVGRALRCLLNNLQETDQPDTQLLLLSIAAGAGYHVENNTFQHLLGCDELNFLLDEIQTTQNKYQELKNICSYRAQAFLVLTGLTATAGVTAIPLKEKTQRMALIRHHMGNSFSQEVEHVLTKPGADHDWENLEKDLQLLIDGDYEGTISSLQVDEVRKQLQSLFHGKKQPPKPHGNENKKWEMIENGAFLDLLQRLGLEHDYPKRMSRAHFHLIYKTSVYKTQPSSERELPFYFLQKLMMLDYKLRYLVFKDDRNPEHQVYPGASNQENEAFDPFEDSDSPTKPSDTKPRPHIHPVDIQMAIFHCADDFARQYILAKLSICQFALPLVVPNPCTSQIEFSLWSLRQIRRSWQQGKKSSYKTQQMCRVSTPIVSFIRVGNGFSASKSQIMNCLLSKHKHDVFFHRHCRGSSKDCLLMGGMVEICWFCPGGDEEDGLDNCVTFMNLHGDAKEHKRQLTFLKEVSSLIVVLMSTSDNSEENRKIVRDMGQSSRPLICLLDNKEKTTAKTSGQNFQSKVTIGIRNRNAAELTEELTATIRRLLELSDSALSLEDCSRIARTQGFLVDEDQRDCKEAKEKVQSLMALAGEMKLSQMKKNLLPLQGQLWHLWCKRDKELYRLREKGNRSIEQHKSEIETDKQKLRHKQLTKAIPLNNVMQSFLQILHEHSETHTKLYFLQWLSVFLDNLTAEHLEKLCEKHSPLWSLVQTEKEEAPSDNSLKYQQNEIEAISKEISDCTLGIGQFLRETGQIYEALEETSSPKDTLLFSLPQIAADLMISGVPIELMDGDASYVPLKWITAVFDKVSEELGDRRVFVLSILGLQSSGKSTLLNALFGLQFTVGAGRCTQGAYMQLLKVEKTFTEELGFDFMLVVDTEGLRSPNFSNKSQNRDNELATFVIGLANLTLINIFGENPSEMQDILQIVVQAFLRMKQVKIFPSCLFVHQNMGDLTAKYQTMEGRRSLQQRLDEMAAIAAKQEQCSDVTCFSDVIKFDVNTHVYYFAHLWDGNPPMAPPNPRYSHNVQELKCKILMTAEQESRGNIMKISDVKFRVQDLWRALLSENFIFSFRNTQEVMAMSKLETMYNHWTWQLRSHMLGLQNQLINQIQNGKIQTFKSSTLEAAVTEKYEAIEQELEKYFSEDPESEILVQWKANFKNKLISLQDTLISETKRKANELIGFKKCQERLDKKKIDYENELLEKSRKLALTVKGRELSEEELHEKFNQLWEKWVYDVCPTLPQVTEPDPDGDCEEILFHYFKKEINMLKTSGKKFQINFDEHVKMNKNYTTLEVCDKESISRITESIVSKCMETINNICKQKCDYNAIYFHNILRIIEEEVKSASTEEAYTFTDKYTMDLSLCLFQKASENFKQIHREFKRANDPVQYLESKKDDFFMSFKISCQGATSIKTFVDYLWHKLTPAVSTTIWKKMTINIAGDMRATCPAFNGNRANLEKHILISLAEEENFDNYWQYLHNPKSFFRSYIENHIKRYCSDKGSEKIKTLLKISLDSIKNIILSSIHESTAIAKDKSSTVSEWLDLFCDHLGSNLIFPRKDLKSIEHQEIKDIEFLKEAMSTALDPAMKRVEQNCSGMLVEKLIPEIEKILSEHLSGCWKQCPFCKAICTNTIPTHEGDHSAPFHRPQAVNGWYKDTTDHFVIDYCTSSVASKHGIILEDDQKSLYRNYRQAGGDYATWSITPDSSPQPYWKWFISHFRSKLEENYHKKFEGRGEIPQAWARITKQNVLDDLKRQ